Below is a window of Entelurus aequoreus isolate RoL-2023_Sb linkage group LG07, RoL_Eaeq_v1.1, whole genome shotgun sequence DNA.
GCACTCTGTCGGCCGGTTATCGCCCACGGCGACCTTCGTCCTCGCTACTCGGATCCCTTCGGACCTTACGTGTTGGCTCCTCTGTGGGGATTGTCTCTGACCGTCATTGTCATTCACTACGGGAGAATCATCAAAATTGTGAGGCAGCAACGGAAGAAAGTGTTCAGTCGTGGGATTCGAGTGATGCCAACAGTGTCGGCGCACGTCTGGAGCTGGATGAGCGACCCGACTTCAGGAAAACGGTCAGCCCCGCCTGCCTGCTGCAAGCCTCTGGTCACACGGCGGCCGATGCAGCAGGTGGCCAGTGAGCCCTGCTCGGGCACTTCGCCCGGAGGAGCCCGGGCTATACATCCAGCGATAGTTGGAGCAGTGTGCCTTCTGACGCCTGGAGCTAGAGAGAGAGGGAAGAAACAGGTGGAGGGCAAACTGGCCAAACGCTTTGGCTACATTATCATCGCTTTCACACTTTTTTGGCTTCCCATGGTGGTTATTTTGCTCATGAACAACTTCATCACATGGCCGGAAACTGACAAAGTGAGTTGACTGTATCATTATACTGCATAACAACCTGCATTCACAATGCATATTTAATCATATGTAAAGTTGGTGCtcataaatcaacataaaaccaAAAATGCTGAAACCTTAAATGCAGACTTTTGAATCTAAATATTTATATCTCTCACCTTTTAGTGCAGCTACTAATTAAGGGAATATATTAGGGCTTTGATATATTGTACAGTTGTCCCTCGCCGGGGCAGCACGGCTGAACagaggttagtgcgtctgcctcacaatacgaaggtcctgggttcgatcctgcgctcgggatctttctgtgtggagtttgcatgttttccccgtgactgcgtgggttccctccaggtactccagcttcctcccacctccaaagacatgcacctggggataggttgattggcaacactaaattggccctagtgtgtgaatgtgagtgtgaatgttgtctgtctatctgtgttggccctgcgatgaggtggcgacttgtccagggtgtaccctccttctgcccgaatgcagctgagataggctccagccccccgcgaccccaaaagggacaaacggtagaaaatggatggatgtccctTGCCGCATCTTGCTTCAAATATTGTGGCATCATCACATCGCAGGttgttttgtaatttattttctaAGCATACTCTACAACATTTCTGTTCTaagttaagcattttcaagcataaaaatggctaaatggaccaaaaatatcaatactacagtagtattagcCACTACATGAGACCATGCTGTTCAGTATCACGGCCGCTGATTgcctcagcctcaggcagcattactaaatTGGATTAAAAGTGTAAAcatgactaaagggtgttatttcatgtctagagggctctcatagtgttgaaaaaatatatttagaaggctgtaacagtttttattttattcgctgtagctatgaaaatatttcaataatgattAATTTGTACATGCCTGGAactaattaacagcaataaatgaTGGACTactgtaataatatattttattgtgcTTCTCACCtgtagtcagctgggataggctccagctcatcaGTTTAGAAAACGGATGAATACATTTGAATCTCATAATTTCAATACTTACATGCTCTCTATTTGTCGTGTAGTTGCTGTTGGAGCTGGAGACGTCCGCCATGGTGCTCACCTGTGTGCAAGCTGCAGTGGACCCACTCATCTACACTTTAGTCACCAGACAGTTCCGCTATGAACTCAGCAAGATTTTCACGTCTTTCCCAAAGTGTCCACTGCAACCGGGATCCtgaacttttcacacacatttgAGTGGGAGAAGTGAAAAGTCgttgtaattgttactatatcaaTTGAAAATATCCTGCTGTGATTTTTATAATTGTATGAAGCAATTTTGCAAACACCGCCCTTTTTACAGGCTTAAGCACCCTCATccccaaaaaacaacaaaagtgacCGAAAGATGAAAATAAGCAGCGACATGCGAATGTGGCAGATATAGATGTTTTATCAGGCGTTTCACCGTTGGGACACAAGACAAAGGCATAAATAATAACCAACACATGACACGGTACACGGCAGCAGTCTCAACAGTGACAGTTGAGGGCAAAGTCAAAGTTAAGGAGATCACAGAACAGAACATTGTtgactgtaaataaaaatgtcaatcaTTGTCCACTTTGAGCTTCACTGTTGTTCAACAGTGAACATTGGAAAGAAACCTCACTTCTGCCGTCTTGTTTGAAAATATTCTAAATGTTTAACTTCATACTGTGACTCGATGTCTTTAACACTGCTTTCAAAATAAGACCAAACATATCTgcctatgtgtgcttgtcttttctttttttttaatgcctgcaaAGTGATTTCACACCATCACTTGGGTACAACATTCCGAAAATAGCACTAGGATTTAACACTCGCTGATGCTACTCTGTATAGAATGTGTTAGACTTTCTCTGGGTActctaggaaggggattcatatggcctcattcgtcgcggtttacctgacacatgaaacgtgatacATTGGGGGGGTTgcacactatccactttagctgccagatgGCAGTACAGTGTTTAATGTCTtgaagtgtgttttgtggcaattcaaaCTTtggccacagcgtcagttgctatgtagagtggtgctttccatcattttcagcagactgcattgcaatatGATGAACCCCTCCCTCACACCTTCCCATCCTTTCCCTACTGTACAACAATCAGAATTCAGGAAGAGAGCAGAACTTTGGGCTGTGAGACATTGATATGAGAAGTAATACAgttaatgatatgattttcttttcaAAAGTACAAATGCATGTAAAACTTTTATTCCCTTTAATTGTCCATATGTCGTTCATTTTTCAAAAGGTCATTTTGCAGTCATGATAATTACTAAACACCAGCAGGGCCGCTATTAGACCACCTCCAGTATGACATTTACGGTGCTTTGCTGGTACATCTAAGCTTTCACGATGACCATTTTATTTCATCACCGTGGAGCAAGAGTGGGAAGAAAGTGGATTTAGGATCTCTAACACGAGTTGGACTTGGATCTAAAGGCCAGGTGGGGGGACATCAGCTTGAAAGGTCATCGTCTCTACACTTCAATGGCTCTGATGGCTTCTAAGGTGACATGATTGTTCTGGGAAAAACATGGTGACAGAGATCTGTGGAGTGACCTCCATCCCACATGACAGACATCCCTGCGTTGAGGTCCCCAGAAGATAAGGTAAAAACCAAGGAGGACAAAAATTACAAACACCAAAGTTTCCTAACCACATAGAGTACACATACCCGACAACTTGGGAAAATGCCCACTGAGTTTGGGGGAGTAAGAAGGCTCTGACAACTATAAGGACTACTGAAAGCATACAGGAGGGACACAAGCGGACGACAACGACAGAGAGAAGAACACAAACGGAGAAGAGAAAACCGCTTCACTGGCTCTGCCTAACCATGGTCAAATATTACAAAAGATTCTATTAACAATATTCACAAAAATCAAGGGCTCAGAACATGTCGGTGTCCAAAATTCTCAGCAAATGCCTTGTGCTTTTAATCGCCGTGCCTCTGGATTCAAAACATCATTTCACACCTTGAATAATTGAGTTAtttaagccagtggttctcaaatgggggtacgcgtacccctggtggTACTTTAAGGTATGCCAAggtgtacgtgagattttttaaaaatattctacaaatagcaacaattcaaaaatcctttataaatatatttcttgaataatacttcaacaaaatatgaatgtaagttcataatccAAACATCAAAttaagtaggctattccattagttacaatgcaatattcagtgttgacagctagattttttgtggacatgttccataaatattgatgttaaagatttccttttttttgaagaaatgtgTAGAGTTAAATTCatcaatccagatggatctctattacaatccccaaagagggcactttaagttgatgattacttctatgtgtagaaatctttatttataattgaatcacttgtttatttttcaacaagtttttagttatttttatatcttttttccaaatagttcaagaaagaccaatacaaatgagcaatattttgcactgttatacaatttaataaatcagaaactgatgacatagtgctgtattttacttctttatctcttttttttccaaccaaaaatgctttgctctgattagggggtacttgaattttaaaaaaattcacagggggtacatcactgaaaaaaggttgagaaccactgattaaagctattagaccagtggttcttaaccttgttggaggtaccgaaccccagcagtttcatatgtgcatacaccgaacccttctttagtgaaaaaatgttttctcttcaaattcaagacaaagttatatgtttttggtaacactttagtatggggaacattctaagtaacaaagacttaatttagagttatttggacactaggggaacatattctaagtaataaagacttaatttagagttatttgggtagggttagggtcatgcctaataaggcattaataagtacttaataatgactagttaagagccaatatgttactaatttgcatgttaataagcaactaa
It encodes the following:
- the LOC133653936 gene encoding D(4) dopamine receptor-like, producing MDVHVSRNDTNTQVEADYDLAFLLFNCTVLFLTLVLGLPGNVWVCWVVFRTKSLQTSNNALLVSLAASDLLKCSVDTPLLLASLLRSGVGSRVPVAVCALQQFTWALCSCVQLLTLVSISVERFQAIAFPFQTERRKARVRSWILSIWACGLILAVVCLTLSKQSLFYALCRPVIAHGDLRPRYSDPFGPYVLAPLWGLSLTVIVIHYGRIIKIVRQQRKKVFSRGIRVMPTVSAHVWSWMSDPTSGKRSAPPACCKPLVTRRPMQQVASEPCSGTSPGGARAIHPAIVGAVCLLTPGARERGKKQVEGKLAKRFGYIIIAFTLFWLPMVVILLMNNFITWPETDKLLLELETSAMVLTCVQAAVDPLIYTLVTRQFRYELSKIFTSFPKCPLQPGS